A part of Prolixibacteraceae bacterium genomic DNA contains:
- a CDS encoding endonuclease, with protein sequence MIRTFTLFISLLVASLSFGQIPAGYYKTADGKSGQELKLALHNIIKTHKDNGYGGLLTYYPETDARTDDPSKVLDMYSDIPNGKPKYLYSFNQSGASAKNEGEGYNREHIVPQSWFGKKSPMRNDFFHVYPTDIKVNNLRGSYPHGDVKNATTTTTNGSKIGTCADEGYTGIVFEPIDEYKGDIARSYLYMSTCYNDKISSWNAKGGSVLTGKEFPSFKPWFIKVLLKWNKQDPVSKREIDRNNNVYKVQENRNPFIDHPEYVEMIWTTDEPYFTTTTTEPQSFKTGKITIHTEFECPNGVKSMKLYWGSTKDDLSNVEVITKNDQNNYPLNVDAKLKEVFFKIELVDNKDKKTTSTVNSIKNSDLLPLSLFNEEFNGSTTMTLYKNTNSKTPYIYKNTVLAFNAHRGPEPADLWYISKEIDISNVMNFNITTDLWTKYADGGNSQPFKILYSYDYNEGNPSENGTWIELNLDYPSANSNTWKRDIQSGNIPSNDHTKLFIAIHYVTSGTGNGETSWWQIDRLEVTGETNKTTDVNDLTLASKVYIHPNPAAEFIQIQNNTQDTQFTKLEIYNIMGMVVKQRALQIQDQKIDLNTLNAGVYIVKLYTSSGKITVKKFIKR encoded by the coding sequence ATGATTAGGACCTTTACTTTATTTATTTCATTATTAGTCGCATCACTATCCTTTGGTCAGATTCCTGCAGGATACTATAAAACGGCAGACGGTAAAAGTGGACAAGAATTAAAACTGGCACTTCATAACATCATCAAAACCCATAAGGATAATGGATATGGTGGACTTCTGACATATTATCCTGAGACCGATGCACGTACAGACGATCCGAGCAAAGTCTTGGATATGTATTCAGACATTCCAAACGGAAAACCTAAATATCTGTACTCTTTTAATCAATCTGGAGCCTCTGCAAAAAATGAGGGCGAAGGATATAATAGAGAACACATCGTACCCCAAAGTTGGTTCGGGAAAAAATCTCCTATGAGAAATGACTTCTTCCATGTATATCCAACAGACATCAAAGTAAACAACCTTAGAGGAAGTTATCCACATGGAGATGTAAAGAATGCAACAACAACAACAACGAACGGTTCAAAAATTGGTACATGTGCAGATGAAGGATACACTGGAATCGTTTTTGAACCTATTGATGAGTACAAAGGTGATATTGCACGTAGTTATCTATATATGTCTACCTGCTACAATGACAAAATTTCTAGTTGGAATGCAAAAGGAGGTTCAGTACTAACGGGAAAAGAGTTCCCTTCGTTTAAACCATGGTTTATTAAAGTCCTTCTAAAATGGAACAAACAAGACCCTGTCAGCAAGCGCGAGATAGACAGAAATAACAATGTTTATAAGGTTCAAGAAAACCGTAATCCATTTATTGACCATCCGGAATATGTTGAGATGATATGGACAACAGATGAGCCATATTTCACCACAACGACAACCGAGCCTCAATCATTCAAAACGGGTAAAATCACAATCCACACAGAGTTTGAATGTCCTAACGGCGTCAAGTCAATGAAACTATACTGGGGATCTACAAAAGATGATCTTTCGAATGTAGAAGTTATCACCAAGAATGATCAAAATAACTATCCTCTTAATGTAGATGCAAAATTGAAAGAGGTATTCTTTAAAATCGAATTAGTAGATAATAAAGATAAAAAAACTACCAGTACAGTGAATAGTATTAAGAACAGTGACCTATTACCTCTTTCATTATTTAATGAAGAGTTCAATGGTAGTACTACCATGACACTGTACAAAAATACAAATTCAAAAACACCATACATCTACAAAAATACAGTTCTTGCCTTTAATGCCCATAGAGGTCCTGAACCAGCGGACCTATGGTACATATCTAAAGAGATAGACATCAGCAATGTTATGAACTTTAACATTACAACTGATCTATGGACCAAATATGCAGACGGTGGAAATTCACAGCCATTTAAGATTCTTTATTCATATGACTACAACGAGGGCAATCCATCAGAAAATGGCACATGGATAGAGCTAAATCTTGACTATCCTTCAGCGAATTCTAATACTTGGAAAAGAGATATCCAATCAGGTAATATACCATCAAATGATCATACTAAACTGTTCATTGCAATACACTATGTTACCTCTGGAACAGGCAATGGTGAAACATCATGGTGGCAAATTGACCGTTTAGAAGTCACTGGAGAGACAAACAAAACAACAGATGTTAATGATCTCACATTAGCAAGTAAGGTCTATATTCATCCAAACCCAGCAGCAGAGTTTATTCAGATACAGAATAATACCCAAGATACTCAATTCACAAAACTTGAGATATACAATATCATGGGGATGGTTGTAAAACAACGAGCATTACAAATTCAAGATCAAAAAATAGACCTTAATACACTTAACGCAGGAGTATATATAGTGAAATTATATACATCCAGCGGGAAAATAACTGTAAAGAAGTTTATTAAGAGATAA
- a CDS encoding queuosine precursor transporter, which yields MNNAIMWLVMLLANFILIVLAYKIFGRRGLLVWIPISTIIANIQVMQTVHLFGMVATLGNIVYASSFLVTDILSENYGKRDANQAVWIGFFSLISMVILMNLALLFTPLTGDTMSEKTHESLSMIFKLMPRIAIASLISYIISQRHDVWAFHFWRRYFPKDNQLWIRNNLSTMVSQLIDSGFFTVAAFYGVFSNNDLLQIFISTYVLKWVVAAADTPFVYLARRIKKKNSFIYDETLR from the coding sequence ATGAATAATGCTATAATGTGGTTAGTGATGTTACTAGCCAATTTTATTTTAATCGTTCTTGCCTATAAAATATTCGGTAGAAGAGGACTACTTGTATGGATACCGATCTCTACGATCATCGCCAACATTCAAGTAATGCAAACGGTACACCTATTTGGAATGGTCGCAACTTTAGGGAACATTGTTTATGCCTCCTCCTTTTTAGTTACGGATATCCTCTCCGAGAACTATGGAAAAAGAGATGCCAATCAAGCAGTATGGATAGGTTTCTTCAGCCTTATCTCCATGGTGATACTGATGAATTTAGCACTCCTATTCACCCCCTTGACTGGAGATACCATGTCTGAAAAGACACACGAGTCTCTGTCTATGATATTTAAACTCATGCCTCGTATTGCCATTGCGAGCCTGATATCTTACATCATATCACAAAGACATGATGTATGGGCATTCCATTTCTGGAGAAGATATTTTCCCAAGGATAATCAGTTGTGGATACGCAACAACCTCTCAACAATGGTATCACAACTAATAGATAGTGGATTTTTTACCGTTGCAGCATTCTATGGTGTCTTCTCTAACAATGACCTATTACAGATTTTTATATCAACCTATGTACTCAAATGGGTCGTTGCAGCGGCAGACACCCCATTTGTATATCTAGCAAGACGCATTAAGAAGAAGAACAGTTTCATTTATGATGAAACACTGAGATAA
- a CDS encoding MATE family efflux transporter produces the protein MNKKILRLAIPNIISNITVPLLSLVDLALMGHLDSDIYIGAISLGGVLFNFIYWAFNFLRMGTSGLTGQAYGAGDKWKVNHLFYQSLLVSLIIALSLILLQSPIEWMSFGILEGSDAVKESAKVYFRIRIWAAPATLGLYALNGWLVGMKNAKIPMMVAILVNIVNILLNSFFVLVLKMTSDGVALATVISQFVGFTVTGVMIYRAFPDRISWHNLRYYLNVDDLKKFFTLNRDIFIRTLCIILVFTFFTSKSAGVDNQILAANTLLLQFMMFFSFFMDGFAYAGESLSANYYGARDKSSFRNLLKLLFVWGVGLAGLFTVVYAFAGETILRLLTNNREVIEVANQYMWWVILVPILSFPAYIWDAIYIGVTSSKGMRNTMILATLVLFFPMWFIFKPYLGNHALWLAMVAFMFGRGFFQTVLAKKEIFRKIDAI, from the coding sequence ATGAATAAGAAAATATTAAGGTTGGCTATCCCCAACATCATCAGTAATATCACTGTTCCTCTATTATCGTTAGTGGACTTAGCATTGATGGGACACTTGGATTCTGATATATATATTGGTGCGATCTCCCTTGGAGGTGTTCTGTTTAATTTCATCTATTGGGCTTTTAATTTCCTTCGAATGGGAACCAGTGGATTAACAGGACAGGCTTACGGTGCAGGAGATAAATGGAAGGTAAATCACCTGTTCTACCAATCTCTCTTGGTCTCTTTAATTATTGCCTTGTCACTAATTCTACTACAATCTCCAATTGAATGGATGAGCTTTGGTATTTTAGAGGGAAGTGATGCCGTAAAAGAGTCTGCAAAAGTCTATTTCCGTATACGTATATGGGCAGCCCCAGCAACACTAGGCTTGTATGCCCTAAATGGTTGGTTGGTGGGTATGAAGAATGCAAAGATTCCGATGATGGTTGCTATCTTGGTGAATATTGTGAATATTCTTCTTAACTCCTTTTTTGTTTTGGTGTTAAAGATGACCTCTGATGGTGTCGCACTCGCTACGGTTATTTCTCAATTTGTCGGTTTTACTGTCACAGGAGTGATGATATATCGTGCTTTTCCTGACAGGATTTCATGGCATAATTTACGTTACTATTTGAATGTCGATGACCTGAAGAAGTTCTTTACGCTAAATAGAGATATATTTATTCGTACGCTGTGTATTATTTTGGTGTTTACTTTCTTCACCTCGAAGTCGGCAGGAGTAGATAATCAAATACTTGCAGCCAACACACTTCTACTTCAATTTATGATGTTCTTCTCCTTCTTTATGGATGGTTTCGCTTACGCAGGTGAGTCTCTCTCTGCCAACTACTATGGTGCAAGAGACAAATCATCTTTTCGAAATTTATTAAAACTACTATTTGTATGGGGGGTAGGACTCGCGGGGTTATTTACTGTTGTATATGCTTTTGCAGGGGAGACAATATTACGATTATTGACAAACAATAGGGAGGTCATTGAGGTTGCAAACCAATATATGTGGTGGGTAATCCTTGTTCCTATACTGAGTTTTCCCGCTTATATATGGGATGCGATATATATTGGTGTTACTTCATCAAAAGGTATGAGAAATACGATGATATTGGCCACTCTAGTGCTATTTTTCCCAATGTGGTTTATTTTTAAACCTTATCTTGGGAACCATGCTTTATGGCTTGCGATGGTTGCTTTTATGTTTGGGCGAGGCTTCTTCCAAACAGTTCTTGCCAAAAAAGAGATCTTCCGTAAGATAGATGCCATATGA
- a CDS encoding DUF6155 family protein — protein MSKRELKKHLETLDENQLKEQIMDLYERFKDIKEFYKFYFNPNEEKLLEEAKVAVTKEFYPPRSRRPKMRPTTFKKYMKQLVTLGVSVDNQFDFAFYYIDLAVSFPRSRNIRKANFHQSIYKSFEETVSLIFKEGFDGVYLKKMEKVVDEVWKKDWPNKSSFDKVLDLYL, from the coding sequence ATGAGTAAGAGAGAATTAAAAAAGCATTTGGAGACTTTAGATGAGAACCAATTGAAAGAGCAGATAATGGACCTTTATGAGCGTTTTAAGGACATCAAAGAGTTCTATAAGTTCTACTTTAATCCAAATGAAGAAAAGCTCTTAGAGGAGGCTAAAGTGGCAGTTACAAAGGAGTTTTATCCTCCAAGGTCACGTAGACCCAAAATGAGACCAACAACTTTTAAGAAGTATATGAAACAGTTGGTTACATTAGGGGTGTCTGTGGATAACCAGTTTGATTTTGCTTTTTACTATATCGATCTAGCCGTCAGTTTTCCTAGGAGTCGTAATATTCGTAAGGCAAATTTTCATCAAAGTATCTACAAGAGTTTTGAAGAGACCGTGAGCTTGATATTCAAAGAAGGTTTTGATGGTGTTTATCTCAAAAAGATGGAAAAGGTAGTGGATGAAGTGTGGAAGAAAGATTGGCCAAATAAATCTAGTTTTGATAAAGTGCTAGATCTGTATCTATAA
- a CDS encoding Bax inhibitor-1/YccA family protein has translation MENRWMQRDASEVQSAFMQKVYAWMFSALLITAGVAYYSASSATIINMVFSSGYGIFPFIIAEFALVYYISSRIDRISSQTAKLLFFLYSALNGVTMGIIFLAYTSASIYYTFLITAVMFGIMSVYGMVTKKDLSSIGNIAFMALIGIIIASVVNIFLNSEALYWIISYAGVILFTGLTAYDTQKIKKMHSVMAHDEESGNKVAILGALTLYLDFINLFLFLLRFFGRRN, from the coding sequence ATGGAAAATAGATGGATGCAGCGGGATGCCTCAGAGGTTCAGTCCGCTTTTATGCAGAAAGTATACGCTTGGATGTTTTCAGCTTTGTTGATAACTGCAGGTGTCGCGTATTATAGTGCCTCTTCGGCTACAATTATCAATATGGTATTTAGTAGTGGATATGGTATATTTCCTTTTATTATAGCTGAGTTTGCTTTGGTGTATTATATCTCATCTCGTATCGATAGGATCTCGTCACAAACAGCGAAGTTGCTGTTCTTTTTGTATTCGGCTTTAAATGGGGTGACCATGGGTATTATATTCTTAGCTTACACTTCGGCATCGATATACTATACATTCTTAATTACAGCAGTAATGTTTGGTATTATGAGTGTGTATGGCATGGTAACCAAGAAAGATTTGTCTTCGATTGGGAACATTGCATTTATGGCTTTGATCGGTATTATTATTGCATCGGTGGTAAATATATTTCTGAATAGTGAGGCTTTGTATTGGATTATCAGTTATGCTGGAGTGATCTTATTTACAGGTTTAACGGCTTATGATACACAGAAAATTAAGAAGATGCATTCGGTAATGGCACATGACGAAGAGTCAGGAAATAAGGTGGCTATCCTAGGTGCATTAACTCTGTATTTAGATTTCATCAACCTGTTCCTTTTCCTTCTACGTTTCTTCGGTAGAAGAAATTAA
- a CDS encoding Crp/Fnr family transcriptional regulator, protein MFNSNFDLEGHFEERESIFTVLSPEELKELEKARQVIRCRRNEIIYKEGDTPTGMVYLHEGKVKIYKEGVGGREQIIRMVKSRGLVGFRSLLAGENHISSAVALEESVIHCVPEDFLFNTLLKNNNFSLRLLQNLAQELGFSNKRTISLTQKHIRGRLAESLLLLRDKYDFENDNATLKVYLSREDIANLSNMTTSNAIRTLSTFANEKVIAIDGRKIRLLDIEALEKISMLG, encoded by the coding sequence ATGTTTAATTCAAATTTCGATCTAGAGGGTCACTTTGAAGAGAGAGAAAGCATATTTACAGTTTTGTCGCCAGAAGAACTTAAAGAATTAGAAAAAGCGAGACAAGTAATTCGTTGTCGTCGTAATGAGATAATTTATAAGGAAGGCGACACTCCAACGGGTATGGTTTATCTTCATGAAGGAAAGGTAAAGATCTACAAAGAAGGTGTCGGAGGACGAGAACAGATTATCCGCATGGTAAAATCTAGAGGTTTAGTAGGTTTTAGATCATTACTAGCTGGTGAAAATCATATATCGTCTGCTGTTGCGTTAGAAGAGAGTGTGATCCACTGTGTACCAGAGGATTTTCTTTTCAACACGTTATTGAAAAATAATAACTTCTCTTTGCGTCTTTTGCAGAATCTAGCTCAAGAGTTAGGGTTCTCCAATAAACGAACTATAAGTTTGACCCAGAAGCATATTCGAGGTAGACTGGCCGAAAGTTTACTTCTTCTTAGAGACAAATATGACTTTGAAAACGACAATGCGACGTTGAAGGTCTATCTATCACGAGAAGATATCGCCAACTTATCGAATATGACTACATCTAATGCCATTCGAACGTTATCCACTTTTGCGAACGAAAAGGTGATTGCCATTGATGGCCGTAAGATTCGCCTTCTCGATATTGAAGCTTTAGAAAAGATATCAATGCTTGGCTAA
- a CDS encoding cytochrome ubiquinol oxidase subunit I has product MIETLDLSTVDWSRAQFALTAMYHWLFVPLTLGITFLLAIMETIYYKTGNEKWKKATIFWMKLFGINFAIGVSTGIILEFEFGTNWSNYSWFVGDIFGAPLAIEGMLAFFMESTFIAVMFFGWNKVSKGYHLAATWLTAIGANLSALWILIANAWMQNPVGMQFNPDTARNEMVNFWDVALSPMAANKVVHTIGSGLVTGSIFILGISCWFLLRKREIGFAKRSILVASIFGLISSLFLAATGDGSGQMVAKHQPMKFAAMEGLYRGQEGAPLIALGVLSNDKVKDHSTRDADKFAFKLEIPKGGSMLAFHDANAYVPGVYDILDGVPERGMLSTTEKIERGREAILTLKEYKKAKRSKKTEEAAVLRDKFMSKSFQENYFKYFGYGYFKNPEDIIPNVPLVFYSFHIMVALGSFFIVLFGLALFLSLKGQITKHKWFYYLSLLSLPLVYVAGEAGWVVAEVGRQPWVIQDLMPTIAAVTNIDSSAVVVTFCLFAIVFTFLLIAEIMIMVKQIKIGPKQ; this is encoded by the coding sequence ATGATTGAGACTTTAGACTTATCGACAGTAGACTGGTCGAGAGCCCAGTTTGCACTTACAGCTATGTATCACTGGCTGTTTGTTCCATTAACTCTTGGTATTACGTTTCTTTTGGCTATAATGGAAACGATTTACTATAAGACAGGCAATGAGAAATGGAAGAAAGCAACTATATTTTGGATGAAGTTGTTCGGTATAAACTTTGCTATTGGGGTATCTACAGGTATCATCTTAGAGTTTGAGTTTGGAACGAACTGGTCCAACTATTCTTGGTTTGTTGGAGATATTTTTGGTGCTCCGTTGGCTATTGAAGGTATGTTGGCTTTCTTCATGGAGTCCACTTTTATTGCAGTGATGTTCTTTGGATGGAACAAAGTAAGTAAGGGGTATCACTTAGCCGCAACTTGGTTGACAGCGATTGGTGCTAACCTTTCTGCATTATGGATATTAATTGCTAACGCATGGATGCAGAATCCTGTAGGAATGCAATTTAATCCAGACACCGCACGAAATGAGATGGTTAATTTTTGGGATGTGGCTTTGAGTCCAATGGCTGCCAATAAAGTTGTTCACACTATCGGTTCAGGATTGGTTACAGGAAGCATCTTTATTTTAGGTATTTCATGTTGGTTCTTGTTGAGAAAAAGAGAGATTGGTTTTGCGAAGCGAAGTATCTTAGTTGCTAGTATCTTTGGATTGATCAGTTCTCTATTTTTAGCTGCAACTGGTGATGGATCGGGCCAGATGGTTGCGAAACACCAGCCGATGAAGTTTGCTGCAATGGAAGGGTTGTATCGTGGGCAAGAAGGTGCTCCTCTGATTGCTTTAGGAGTTCTATCTAACGATAAGGTCAAGGATCACTCTACACGTGATGCTGATAAGTTTGCTTTTAAGCTAGAGATTCCAAAAGGGGGTTCTATGTTGGCTTTTCATGATGCCAATGCTTATGTTCCTGGCGTATATGATATTTTAGATGGTGTTCCTGAAAGAGGTATGCTATCGACAACGGAAAAGATAGAGAGAGGTCGTGAGGCAATTCTTACACTGAAAGAGTATAAGAAGGCGAAGCGCTCGAAGAAGACTGAGGAGGCAGCGGTATTAAGAGATAAATTTATGAGTAAGTCTTTTCAGGAGAATTACTTTAAATATTTTGGATACGGTTATTTTAAAAACCCAGAAGACATTATTCCTAACGTACCGTTGGTATTCTATAGTTTCCATATTATGGTTGCTTTAGGTAGTTTCTTTATTGTACTATTTGGTTTGGCACTGTTCCTTTCATTAAAAGGACAAATAACGAAGCATAAATGGTTTTACTATTTGTCGCTTCTTTCATTGCCTTTGGTGTATGTTGCAGGAGAGGCTGGTTGGGTTGTTGCAGAAGTGGGACGTCAACCTTGGGTGATTCAAGACCTAATGCCTACCATTGCAGCTGTAACGAATATTGATTCGAGTGCAGTGGTGGTGACATTCTGTCTTTTTGCAATAGTGTTTACATTCTTGCTGATTGCAGAGATAATGATTATGGTTAAGCAAATTAAAATTGGCCCTAAGCAGTAG
- a CDS encoding DUF4492 domain-containing protein produces the protein MNIFKRVFQFYYQGFKSMTWGKQAWAVILVKLFVMFFVLKLFFFPNKLNTEFTTDQERSSHVIDNLTNIQTDNK, from the coding sequence ATGAATATATTTAAACGAGTTTTTCAATTTTATTATCAAGGATTTAAATCTATGACTTGGGGAAAACAGGCATGGGCGGTAATTCTTGTGAAGTTGTTTGTAATGTTTTTTGTGTTGAAGTTATTTTTCTTCCCCAATAAATTAAATACAGAGTTTACTACTGATCAGGAGCGAAGCTCTCATGTAATTGATAATTTGACAAACATTCAAACAGATAATAAATAA
- a CDS encoding nucleoside kinase, with amino-acid sequence MEIQIYCNNTGIRRNYPLGVTLKEIAEDQDVQIDSDLLGAMVNNRCKSLDYPVVKPKTIAFFGYEHPEGRRMYAKSLSFLLWVAGLHCFPEHELSIRNSVSGGYFCKFTNPDTLPLNFLEILLSEMHRLVEENIPFHRYLYPIDECADILTKEGLMAKRRLFQEYGNLYAPLNEFNGHHNFFYNHLVPNSNNLKSFDLEPYADGFILRLPTKTNHGELEPIHNQQKLFQTIRYHRDWASTLNARNLSQLNDCKYREWDRDLIKIAEAFHEKEIARIADKIIQSRDEIKIVLIAGPSCSGKTTFSKRLSIQLSVLGCTPKQLSLDDYFVDRVDTPLDEDGNYDFEAFEAVDHTFLNSQLKALFEGDEVNRYRFDFTSGTRVKTDDLMHLGKQDILIIEGIHALNPKLINQVAPEHIYKIFISALTPISLDEHNYIPSTDNRLIRRIVRDSKFRNYSAAETIQRWPSVRKGEEKHIFPYQEEADVMFNSALIYELSVLKPYLVYRLRGVKEKAPEYAEAKRLLNFISYFRSFNATEIPPTSILREFLGGSSFEY; translated from the coding sequence ATGGAGATTCAAATATATTGCAATAATACAGGCATTCGAAGAAACTATCCATTAGGTGTAACTTTAAAAGAGATCGCGGAGGATCAAGATGTCCAGATAGATAGTGATCTTCTTGGAGCGATGGTCAATAACAGATGTAAATCATTAGATTATCCTGTCGTAAAACCCAAAACCATCGCTTTCTTTGGGTATGAACATCCTGAAGGTAGACGAATGTATGCCAAATCTCTATCTTTCTTATTGTGGGTGGCGGGATTACACTGCTTTCCCGAACACGAATTATCCATACGTAATTCAGTATCTGGAGGCTACTTCTGTAAATTTACCAATCCAGATACTTTGCCATTAAACTTTCTAGAGATACTACTCAGTGAGATGCATCGTCTTGTAGAAGAGAACATCCCTTTTCACCGTTATTTATATCCTATCGACGAGTGTGCAGACATCTTAACAAAAGAGGGGCTAATGGCCAAGAGACGACTGTTTCAAGAGTATGGTAATCTATATGCTCCCCTAAATGAGTTTAATGGACACCATAACTTCTTTTACAATCACCTGGTTCCCAATAGTAACAATCTTAAGAGTTTCGATCTAGAGCCTTACGCGGATGGTTTTATACTACGACTCCCAACAAAAACAAATCATGGAGAGTTAGAACCGATTCACAACCAGCAGAAGTTGTTTCAAACTATAAGATATCATAGAGATTGGGCAAGCACGCTTAATGCACGTAACTTATCTCAACTTAATGACTGTAAATACAGAGAGTGGGATCGCGACTTAATCAAGATCGCGGAAGCTTTCCATGAAAAGGAGATTGCAAGGATTGCCGATAAGATCATACAGAGTAGAGATGAGATAAAGATCGTTCTTATTGCTGGACCTTCTTGCTCTGGAAAAACAACTTTTAGCAAGAGATTAAGTATCCAACTCTCGGTATTGGGATGTACACCAAAACAACTCTCGTTAGATGACTATTTTGTAGATAGAGTCGACACACCTCTTGACGAAGATGGTAATTATGATTTCGAAGCTTTCGAAGCCGTAGACCACACCTTTCTTAACAGTCAATTGAAGGCACTTTTTGAAGGAGATGAGGTAAACCGTTATCGTTTTGATTTCACGAGTGGAACAAGAGTTAAGACCGATGATCTAATGCATCTAGGCAAGCAAGACATATTGATTATTGAGGGGATCCATGCCTTGAACCCAAAGCTAATAAATCAAGTGGCTCCAGAGCATATCTATAAGATATTTATATCTGCACTTACCCCAATATCACTCGACGAACACAATTATATCCCTTCAACTGACAATCGCTTAATACGTAGAATTGTTCGCGACAGTAAATTTCGCAATTATAGTGCTGCGGAAACCATTCAAAGGTGGCCTAGTGTTCGCAAAGGAGAAGAGAAACACATTTTTCCTTATCAAGAAGAGGCAGATGTGATGTTTAACTCGGCTTTAATATATGAATTAAGTGTTCTCAAACCATACCTTGTCTATCGACTAAGGGGAGTAAAAGAGAAGGCACCAGAGTATGCTGAGGCAAAACGACTACTCAACTTCATATCCTATTTTAGGAGCTTTAATGCTACAGAGATCCCTCCCACCTCGATCTTAAGAGAGTTTCTTGGAGGAAGTAGTTTTGAATATTAA
- a CDS encoding cytochrome d ubiquinol oxidase subunit II codes for MLGFLSYSFLQHYWWAIISLLASLLVFLLFVQGGQSMIFSFAKNETEKTLLINALGRKWEFTFTTLVTFGGAFFASFPLFYSTSFGGAYWAWMALLFCFIIQAVSYEFRKRPNNFLGSRTFEVFLFINGALAPLLIGVVVGTFFTGANFKLDEMNFSSWEHPMRGLEAVFNYINVSLGLAVVFLARVLALHYFMNSISYDGFISRYRKAIVVNSALFLLFFLTFLISILFIDGRAYDAAGVVSIVPNKYLLNLLEMPINTVALLVGVVLVLWGIIKSIRFPEKQKAIWFSGVGTVLTVFALFILAGYNNTCYYPSNVDMQSSLSIQSSCSSEYTLTVMSWVSLIVPFVVAYIFYAWRAINKKDITEAEVSEHGDTHIY; via the coding sequence ATGTTAGGATTCTTATCGTATAGTTTTTTACAACATTATTGGTGGGCCATCATCTCTTTGTTGGCGAGTCTATTGGTTTTCTTGCTTTTTGTTCAAGGTGGTCAGTCGATGATCTTCTCTTTTGCAAAAAATGAGACTGAGAAGACTTTGTTGATTAATGCATTAGGTCGAAAGTGGGAGTTTACCTTTACAACATTAGTTACTTTTGGTGGAGCCTTTTTTGCATCGTTCCCATTGTTCTACTCTACAAGTTTTGGAGGTGCTTATTGGGCATGGATGGCGCTACTATTTTGCTTTATTATCCAAGCGGTATCGTATGAGTTTCGTAAACGACCAAATAACTTCTTAGGTAGTCGTACGTTTGAGGTTTTTTTGTTTATCAATGGCGCATTGGCCCCACTATTGATTGGTGTCGTGGTTGGAACATTCTTCACCGGAGCTAATTTTAAATTGGATGAGATGAACTTCTCTTCATGGGAACATCCTATGCGTGGTTTGGAGGCTGTATTTAACTACATTAATGTGTCATTAGGATTGGCAGTGGTGTTCTTAGCTCGAGTATTGGCATTACACTATTTCATGAATAGTATTAGTTATGATGGTTTTATCTCTAGATATAGAAAAGCTATTGTCGTTAACTCCGCACTGTTCTTACTGTTCTTTTTGACATTTTTAATCTCGATTCTTTTTATTGATGGAAGAGCTTATGATGCTGCCGGGGTTGTCTCTATTGTACCAAATAAGTATTTGTTAAACTTACTGGAGATGCCAATAAACACTGTGGCATTATTGGTTGGAGTGGTACTGGTGCTTTGGGGGATTATTAAATCGATTCGATTTCCAGAGAAGCAGAAGGCGATTTGGTTCTCTGGAGTAGGAACCGTTTTGACGGTATTTGCACTTTTTATATTAGCTGGATATAATAATACATGTTATTATCCATCAAATGTAGATATGCAATCGTCGTTGAGTATTCAAAGTAGCTGTTCTTCGGAGTATACCTTAACTGTAATGAGCTGGGTCTCTTTAATTGTTCCTTTTGTAGTCGCTTATATTTTCTATGCTTGGAGAGCAATAAATAAGAAAGATATTACAGAGGCTGAGGTTTCTGAGCACGGAGATACTCATATTTACTAA